DNA from Chloracidobacterium sp.:
CTCGCGGAGCGGCGGTATCTTGATCTCGATCGTATTTATCCGATAGTAAAGATCCTCGCGGAGAGCTCCGTCGCTGATCGCCTCAAAGGGATCGCGGTTGGTCGCACAGATCAGTCGGAAATCGGCATCCTGCGGCTTGTCGCTCCCGACCCGGTAGTAGACCTTTTCCTGCAAAACACGCAGCAGCTTCGGCTGCAGATCAACAGGCATTTCACCTATCTCGTCAAGCATCAGGCTGCCGCCGTTCGCTTGTCCGATGAACCCGACCTTATCCGTATTCGCACCGGTGAACGAACCTTTTACATGGCCGAACAACTGTGATTCGATCAGGTCCTTAGGCAGCGCGGAGCAGTTGACCTTCACAAATGGCTGTTTCGAACGGTGGCTCTTGTAGTGAAGGGCATTTGCAATGACCTCCTTCCCGGTGCCTGATTCGCCAAGGATCAATACATTCGCATCCGATTCTGCAACGTTTTCGATGATCTCATAAATATTCTGCATCGAACGCGCACCGCCAATGATGCCCTCGTATGACTTTCTGCTGGTCAAATGGCCGCGAAGCTCTTTGATCTCGGCGGCCTGTCGGGCATTGATCTGTGCCTGCTTCTTGGATTCGACCGCGTTTCGAACGTCGACCATCAGTTCCTCGAAATCGACCGGTTTTACGATGTAGCCAAAGGCACCGACGCGCGTCGCTTCGATCGCTTTCTGCGACGAGTCGTAACCCGTGACAACGATGATCTCGGTTTCGGGCGATATCATCTTGGACTGTCTGACCATTTCGATCCCATTGATGTCCGGAAGATTGAGGTCAGTCAGAACAACGTCAAAATCCTCAGACTTTGCGTATTCGAGACCCTTGGCACCGGTGTCGGCCGTGATCGTGTCGAAACCCTCTGACTTAAGCTGAAACGTCAGCAGTTCGAGCGTCACCTTGTCGTCGTCGATAATGAGAGCCTTGTTTGGCATCTTCTGATTTCCTCGTAAATCGATCGGCGGTCCAGACAGTAACTGAACCGAGACTCGCGATCTTACATCTTTCAGCCGCTTCTGTTCTTTAATGACCGCAAAATTTATGCCAATCCCACTTACCCGTTAGACAGCGATAAAACCTCGTCTGATGGCTCAGATCGGCGAGCCGACTCACAGTTCGAATGTATTCTTTCAATACAGATTATACACAATTTCTTCATGCGTATCCTAATGTTATTTCCCGGGCTGCTTTGTGCCATCTTTCGATACACACTACCGATCATGGCCGCTCAACCTGGATTTGTAAGTATTGCTATCACGGGACTTATGATGATATCTGTGAGACTGGCATGGATCTTGTAGTATGAATCCACACGTAAACATAGGATTTCGAGAACTTACTTCAGGAGGTATTTATGTTAGAGACCATTATCGTTATAGTGCTTGTATTGTGGCTGCTCGGACTCGTTGCCGGTCAGACGTTCGGCGGCATTCTTCATACGCTGCTGCTTGTTGCCCTGGTCGTTTTTGTCATACGCATCCTTTCCGGGCGACGTGCTGTCTGATCTGAGCGGTCCCCGCGACATCGCCAAACCCGGATAGCCTGATAGGCATTTTCTGGTAATATAGACCTCGATATTCACTTGAGTAACGAGGTCTTGCTCTTGTTCGATGGGCCGCTTTTCGTGCGGGTCCATTCCCCCGGTGGAACAGAAATGGACGCAATGATCGATTAATGACGAAACCAACAGGCCAGCTTTCAGCGATCGGTTCCGATCATATGATCGGGCTCTTTGACGAGATATTCGAACTCTACGGAACCATCGATGCGGTCGGCCGAGTGGCCGATATGCGAGGGCGTATTTTCGATCGCACGAATACCGATCCGGACCTTTTGGTCGGCCAGATCTTAAGCGAGACCGTCTTCTGGCAATCGTCCCAAAACACATCAAAGCTGCTTTCTAATGCGATCGAGACGGCGGGTTCTGGAAAGAAGGTCGAGATCATTCTCGATTTCCGGATCAGCGTCGACGAAAAGATACCGCTCGATATAACACTACTGCCCCTCGCACGACCTGACGAACCTGCAACCATATTCGTTTGTGCGATCACACATGACCGCTCGATCGGCGATTCGCTTCATGTTAAGCGAGAGAGCGTTCAGCTGCTGGCCGCGGCGGAGAACGCCGAGATCGGACTTTGGTTCTGGGATTTTCCGGAGGAACGCGTTTATGCGACGCCTCAATGCAACGAACTGCTCGGCTTGCCGGCATACGGAGCACTCAGCTATGAGAGCTTCATAAATACGGTTCACAGCGATGATCGTGAATTCGTTTCCAACTTTCTGGCTGAATCCCGACGGCTCGGTACTAAGTACGAGGAAGAATTTCGTGTGATCTATCCGGGCGGCGAGGTCGAATGGATCTGTGTCGAAGGCAAATCGTTTGTCAACAGTAACGGCGAGCCGATCAAAATGATGGGTGTTGTCAGGAAGATCACCGAGCAGAAATTGGCTGCGGAGGAACTTTCGAAAGTATACGACCGAGAGAAAAAGGCTCGTGACGAAGCGGTCGAAGCCAACCGGGCAAAAGACTTCTTCCTTGCCTTCGTTTCTCATGAGCTCAGGGCCCCGCTTAATGCGATCCTGGGCTGGTCAAAGATCTTACTCACCAAGGAAGTTGACGAAGAAACCCGACGAAATGCTCTTGAGACCATCGAACGCAGCGCGCGTGTGCAGACCAAGCTGATCAATGACCTCGTCGATTCGGCACGCGTCGCCTCGGGCAAGCTTCGCCTTGAATACAGGCCGACGAATCTCTACGAACTTGTGCGAGGTTCGTTTCAGGCACAAAAACCTGCGGCCGAAGCAAAGGGCATAACGCTTGAGTTCGGTTCCGATCGCGCGGACCTAAGTGTCTATGGTGATGCGAACCGACTGCAGCAGGTCTTTGGAAATTTGATCTCGAACGCCATCAAATTCACGCCGGAGGGCGGCAAGGTCGCGGTCAATATCGAGTCGACCGATTCGACAGCGTCGATCGTCGTTTCCGACACCGGCCAGGGAATCAATCCCGATGCTCTGCCGAGTATATTCCGGCAGTTTTCGCAGGGCGATGCAAATCAGACGCGAAGCAGTGCGGGCCTTGGGCTCGGACTTTCGATCGCAAAGATCCTGGCCGAACGCCACGGAGGTTCGATCGAGGCACACAGTCCGGGAATCGGCAATGGCTCGACCTTTACGGTACGTCTTCCGCTCGCGAATGCCGCCGTTCAGCCTTTGGCCGCGTCGGTCACTGCACCGTCGGCAGAACAAATGCCGCTCAAGGGCTTGAAGATCCTGGTTGTCGAGGATGACGCAGATTCCCGCGAAGTGCTTCAGTTGTTTTTGGAACAAAGCGGAGCAGCCGTTGTAACTGCGACCAATGCGCGGTCAGCGATACGCATGCTCACGAACGCGTCAGACAGATTGCCCGATGCGATAATTTCGGATCTCGCGATGCCCGAAGAAGACGGCTACTCGATGATGAAACGCATCCGTGCGATGTCGAAAGAAAGCGGCGGACAGATCCCTGCACTTGCGCTTAGCGCGTTCGCGACCGCTGAAAGCAAAGCTAGGGCTGCAGAGGCAGGATTTCAGAGTTATTCCACCAAACCGTTTGAGCCCGAGGTCTTGGTCAACGAGGTCTTCGAGCTTTACCGACGATTTTCCGGCGGCTCGGCAGTTCCGGCCGGATCGGCGAATGCCTGAACCGCCGCACGATCACCGATCTAGGCCGATCATCTGAGCGGCCCGAACTTAATATACGAAAAACCCGCTTTTATCTCCGATGCGGTATTGCATCCGATCAAGCCGACAAGCAGCGAATCGGAAAGCGCCGCCTCATATGCCCCTGCTTCCTTCCATTCCGCCTCTTCGTTCAGCCTCCAGAACGCCGTGATGACATTCCCCTTACGGATGATCTTCAGGTCGACCTCGCCTGCTGACGTCGGAACATCGCCCGGTGTAGAAAGTGGCTTGTATTCGGTAGGGGTACGGACGTCCATGCGGATCCCGCTTTCGCCGCCGCCGGTGCCGCCAAACGCCCTCTCCAATCGCACGTAATTCTCATCATCCTGAAAAATGATCAGCCCTGCTCCCTGATAGTCTTCTTTCGGGTCAAATTCGACACGCGTTTCGATCTGAAAATCGCCGGCTATTGCCGTCAGCACCCGCGGAGCCGTTCGGTTCTCGCCAAATAGATCCTTACCCGACGGTATCGTAAGAACAAGCTTCTCGTCGACGAATGACATTTTCGACGGCGCTGGGGCATCAGGATCGACGAGCTTCCAGCCTGCCTGAAGGCCATCGGGGCCGAACCGAACGGTCTCCTCCCGTTCAAGCCGTCGCCCTACGGTTTCCGGCTGTTTGGTTTGGTCCGGCTGTGGAGGTTTTACTTCGGTATTCGCTGGCGTCGAAGGCGTGGGCGTCTTCGATGGCTGACTCGAATTCGAACGATCGGGACCGCCGCCGCAGGAAACGGCGATCATGAACAACATTGTCACGCAAAGAGCTTTGATCATGGATATTTCACTCCCGTTCAAATCTTGCTGCGATCACCTCGCCCTCCGGCCTGCCAAGGCGGGCGGTGATCCGCGGATACGTTTCTTCCTCGGTCTCAAGATCTGCGATCCCCAAAAGTGCTTCGGCCTCGTGGATCGCATCGACCGTTCCTTCTATCTCGACATAGTTACCGAATGGCAGGACGTCGACCATCACTTCAGCTTCGCCCGTTCGCCACGTCTTTCGTCGCTTTTCGTACACCAGAACGGGCTGCAGGCCAAGTTCCAGAATTATCCGCTGGATTGCGGCGGGGTCGCTGACATCGGTTTCCTCTTCGACCTGATGTTTGATGTCTCCGCCGCCATCGAGCCGGCGTTTGTACGTCAGGGTCGCACGATCCCGCGTCTTGCGAACCCGAAGCACCGCACCTTTCTCAACAAGGGCCGGCCCCGCATAAATGGTGTTCTCTTCTTCGTCCTCGCCTAGAAACTCCGAACCGTGACCGGTCAGCGCCGCCATTACGTCCACAATTCTTTCTTCGGGCAGCCTGTATTTCTTTTCGATCTCGATCGGCATATTCAGCGTTTGGTATCTGCGGGTCGCCGTCTGATATACGGCAATGTCGACAGTCGGTCATGAGTGCCGTATCCACTTCCATACTTCAGGGATCGTCGCACGCTTGCCGTACATCAGCATTCCGACTCGATAGACGCGCGAGGCTATCCAGACAAGGCCGGCGATCGCAAGCGCATTAACAAGAACCGAAAGTGCTATTTGCCAAACCGGAGGCGTCTCGGCGAGTATTCTGACGGGCATCGTTATCGGGGCGAAAAACGGTGCGATCGAAACCCAGAAAGAAAGCGATGAGTTCGGATCACGAATCACGGCAAAGCTGAAATAGAACCCGACGAGCAGGAGCATGACCGGCGGAAACGCAAATTGACCGCCCTCCTGAACCGTGGTTACGATCGAACCGATGAGCGCGAAGATCGAAGCGTAAATAAAGAACCCGAGCAGGAAGAAGATCAGAAAATAAAGGATCATCAGCGGAGTGATCGTCGGTACCGACTGCATCAACTGGCTAAGATCGGCCTGAAGCGCCAGGAAACCAAGTAAGACCGTTGCTGACACTACCCAGATCGAAAGTTGTGTCAGTCCGGCTAGTCCGACACCGACCAGTTTTCCCATCATTAGTTCGAACGGCCTTGCCGATGAAAAGAGTATCTCGGCGATCCGGGTCTCTTTTTCCTCGACCACCGCGCCCATAATCGCCTGTCCGTAGATAGCGAGCGTGATGTAGATCATCAGTCCGATGATGAATGACGCGATCATCACGCCGTCGGCATCCTTTTCAGCTCCGGTCTCATCAAGGCCTTTGGCGTCGAAATTGACCGGCGCGCTGAGTTCGGCAAGCCGCTCTTCGCTGATGTTCGCATCGGCAAGACGCTGTGACCGAACCGCATCATTAAGAGCATCGCGAAACGTGTCGTTCGAAATAAAATCGCCCCCCTTGCGTGACCGAAACTCGAAACGTGCGTTGCTCGCAAGGATGTCATCAGGCACAAGCAGATATGCATCTATCTCGTCCGCCGATATTTTCCCGAGCAGTTCCGTCCGCATTTCCTCGAGCCTTTTGCCCACCGCATCGTATTCGACCAACGTGAACGACTGCATGAATTGCGCCGCGTTGTTTCGCATCTTCTCTTCCTGGCTTGCCGAGAGCTCCGTCAGCGATTCCTTGGACGCCTTTTTCGCTTTCTCGATCAGACGATCGGCCGAAAGATTGCGCTGAAGCCGCGGCATGATCTTTCCCGACGGGTCAGCGACGGCTATCCGCGTCGAATCGCCTTTGAGCGAAAAGATGATCGCAGGCACGATCGCGAATCCGATCGCAAGGAGTGGCAGCAAAAGCGTGCCGATGAGAAACGACCATTTCAGAACTACCTTTTTATACTCGTGTTTTACGACGGCTAAGAATTTTTTCATTTTTCCCTGATCTACGGCATATCACTGCTGTGAACCGCCCACGCTCTCGATGAAGATGTCGTTCAGACTCGGTTCGGTCTTTTCGAATTTCGAAATGACAACGCCCGATCGCACCATTTGCTTCAAAACATCTTGTGCATCAACTCCCTCGGCGAGATGTAGTTCCTGTTCATCGGCGTGTGTGACGACCCGCGATATCAACGTAGTATCTGCCAACACCGTCTCGCCGCCGGTTCCGCGAAACGCAATAAGGTTATCGCCATAGCTTTGTTTGACCTCACGCAAACTTCCCGAAATGACCTTTTTCGACTTGTTGATCAGCAAGATGTCATTACACAGCCTTTCTGCGGTCTCCATTAGATGCGTTGAAAAAATGATCGTCTTTGAATCGCTCTTGAATTCCGACATGACCTCGATCATGAATTCGACGTTGACCGGATCAAGGCCGGAGAATGGTTCATCGAGTATCAGCAGGTCCGGATCGTGCAGCACTGTTGAAATGAACTGGATCTTTTGCTGCATCCCCTTTGAAAGATCGGTCGTCTTTTTTTTCTTCCACTCCGAAAGGTTCATTCGTTCGAGCCATCGATCGATGCGTTTGTCGGCCTCAGCTGACCCGATGCCCTTCAGAGCCGCAAAGTAACGGAGCTGATCGATGACCTTCATCTTCTTATAAAGGCCTCTCTCTTCAGGCAGGTACCCGATCCGATTTTGAAGGTGCGGCGACATTCGCTCGCCGAAAAGCGTGATCGACCCCTGGTCGGGAACCGTGATCCCAACGATCATCCTGATCGTCGTTGTCTTCCCCGCTCCGTTCGGCCCGAGAAAACCGAAAATACGTCCGGGCAGGACTTCAAAACTGAGGTCGTCCACAGCCGTGAAATCACCAAATCGCTTTGTCACCCCTTCGACGCGCAGGGTTGCGTTCGTTTCCGTCATAAAGTTCTCGAGATCTATTGACTCTTGTAAATCATACGCGAGTCTTCGGCGGGGCGTCCAACGGTCGATCTGGCCTCAGCTGACCCCTGTCATCGCGAAAGCCGCTTATCTCGGATGAGAAATTCGAGAGATTTGGGCTAGTATTGCGGTTATGGCTGAAGCGTCAACAACCGAGAGAATTAACCCGAACGGCAACGGCGAAGGGTTCATCGAGATCTTTGTTTATCGAAGCGGCGCGGACGCGGTCGAAGAAGGATTTTCAATAGAAGAGCTGCCCGATCTGCTTGCCGATCAGACCAATGTCGTCTGGGTCGACCTCAGGGGCGAATCTGAGGCCGATCTGCCAAAGATCCAACATCTGCTGCTTGATGTTTTCAAGTTCCACCATCTAACGGTCGAGGACTGCATCGAAGAGCGTAATCAACCAAAGATCGAGGCTTTTCCGGATTATTTCTATTTTATAGTGCACGGCGTAAAGCCGGACGAAACGTCGCCTACCAACTTTGTAACGAAAGAGCTGGACGGTTACCTCGGCCACAATTACGTCGTCACATTTCACACTGAGCGATTTCGCAGTATCAGAGACGTGAAGACACTGTTGCGAAGCACTCCTTTCGCCTGCCAACGCGGTGCCGCATATTTACTTCATCAGATCCTCGATCAGGTCGTGGATTATTATATGCCGCTCGTTGATGATTTTGACGATGTGATCGACGGACTCGAGGAACGTGTACTTCGGATGCACAAACGCGACAACCGGGTGCTCGAAGACATCATGGACGTCAGGCGCAGCGTCGCACGCCTCAAACGGATCTCGACGCGTCAGCTCGAAGTGTTGTACCGGATGTCGCACGGCGAATTTCCGCAAATACCCGAGAATGTTATCCCCTTTTTCCGGGATGTTCACGACCATCTGCTTAGGATCTCAGACCTGTCGGAAAATTACCGCGATCTGATCGGCGGTCTTTTCGAGATTCATTTTTCGGCGGTCGCGACCAAGACCAACGAGGTGATGAAAACGCTCGCGGTCGTTTCTGCGATCATATTGCCGCTTACGTTGCTCGCCGGCATCTACGGTATGAATTTCGATTACATGCCCGAATTGCGGTCACCTATCGGATATTTTGCCACGCTCGCCGCGATGGCGTTGATCACGGTGGTATTACTGTTCTATTTTTGGAGGCGAGGCTGGATCTTTCAGGGCGAACACGACCCGGATGAGGATGATAAGAAGTGAATGGCCAAACCCTTTGACCTAAAGTTCAAGACGCTGCCACATCGACTCGACCTGGACGTCACCAAAACCGTAGACTGCGGCTCGTTTCTGAAATTCCGGAAATGCGGCCTCGAAGGT
Protein-coding regions in this window:
- a CDS encoding sigma-54-dependent Fis family transcriptional regulator, which codes for MPNKALIIDDDKVTLELLTFQLKSEGFDTITADTGAKGLEYAKSEDFDVVLTDLNLPDINGIEMVRQSKMISPETEIIVVTGYDSSQKAIEATRVGAFGYIVKPVDFEELMVDVRNAVESKKQAQINARQAAEIKELRGHLTSRKSYEGIIGGARSMQNIYEIIENVAESDANVLILGESGTGKEVIANALHYKSHRSKQPFVKVNCSALPKDLIESQLFGHVKGSFTGANTDKVGFIGQANGGSLMLDEIGEMPVDLQPKLLRVLQEKVYYRVGSDKPQDADFRLICATNRDPFEAISDGALREDLYYRINTIEIKIPPLRERMEDIPMLAEHFLQIFAEKYGRPDATFTQSAYDQMLHYIWRGNVRELQNVIERAVLLSKTGKIDNMDIPNSGEMGAVAANGGNIQAVPPGSIFNFLEGEHMFEQVGKLIVEKLPEPRDGQDNQDVFDSIESGIVRAALDRTRGNKQAAANLLGVYRPRLYGMIKRHSLET
- a CDS encoding lmo0937 family membrane protein, whose protein sequence is MLETIIVIVLVLWLLGLVAGQTFGGILHTLLLVALVVFVIRILSGRRAV
- a CDS encoding response regulator → MTKPTGQLSAIGSDHMIGLFDEIFELYGTIDAVGRVADMRGRIFDRTNTDPDLLVGQILSETVFWQSSQNTSKLLSNAIETAGSGKKVEIILDFRISVDEKIPLDITLLPLARPDEPATIFVCAITHDRSIGDSLHVKRESVQLLAAAENAEIGLWFWDFPEERVYATPQCNELLGLPAYGALSYESFINTVHSDDREFVSNFLAESRRLGTKYEEEFRVIYPGGEVEWICVEGKSFVNSNGEPIKMMGVVRKITEQKLAAEELSKVYDREKKARDEAVEANRAKDFFLAFVSHELRAPLNAILGWSKILLTKEVDEETRRNALETIERSARVQTKLINDLVDSARVASGKLRLEYRPTNLYELVRGSFQAQKPAAEAKGITLEFGSDRADLSVYGDANRLQQVFGNLISNAIKFTPEGGKVAVNIESTDSTASIVVSDTGQGINPDALPSIFRQFSQGDANQTRSSAGLGLGLSIAKILAERHGGSIEAHSPGIGNGSTFTVRLPLANAAVQPLAASVTAPSAEQMPLKGLKILVVEDDADSREVLQLFLEQSGAAVVTATNARSAIRMLTNASDRLPDAIISDLAMPEEDGYSMMKRIRAMSKESGGQIPALALSAFATAESKARAAEAGFQSYSTKPFEPEVLVNEVFELYRRFSGGSAVPAGSANA
- a CDS encoding DUF1349 domain-containing protein yields the protein MIKALCVTMLFMIAVSCGGGPDRSNSSQPSKTPTPSTPANTEVKPPQPDQTKQPETVGRRLEREETVRFGPDGLQAGWKLVDPDAPAPSKMSFVDEKLVLTIPSGKDLFGENRTAPRVLTAIAGDFQIETRVEFDPKEDYQGAGLIIFQDDENYVRLERAFGGTGGGESGIRMDVRTPTEYKPLSTPGDVPTSAGEVDLKIIRKGNVITAFWRLNEEAEWKEAGAYEAALSDSLLVGLIGCNTASEIKAGFSYIKFGPLR
- a CDS encoding class IV adenylate cyclase, giving the protein MPIEIEKKYRLPEERIVDVMAALTGHGSEFLGEDEEENTIYAGPALVEKGAVLRVRKTRDRATLTYKRRLDGGGDIKHQVEEETDVSDPAAIQRIILELGLQPVLVYEKRRKTWRTGEAEVMVDVLPFGNYVEIEGTVDAIHEAEALLGIADLETEEETYPRITARLGRPEGEVIAARFERE
- a CDS encoding ABC transporter permease — encoded protein: MKKFLAVVKHEYKKVVLKWSFLIGTLLLPLLAIGFAIVPAIIFSLKGDSTRIAVADPSGKIMPRLQRNLSADRLIEKAKKASKESLTELSASQEEKMRNNAAQFMQSFTLVEYDAVGKRLEEMRTELLGKISADEIDAYLLVPDDILASNARFEFRSRKGGDFISNDTFRDALNDAVRSQRLADANISEERLAELSAPVNFDAKGLDETGAEKDADGVMIASFIIGLMIYITLAIYGQAIMGAVVEEKETRIAEILFSSARPFELMMGKLVGVGLAGLTQLSIWVVSATVLLGFLALQADLSQLMQSVPTITPLMILYFLIFFLLGFFIYASIFALIGSIVTTVQEGGQFAFPPVMLLLVGFYFSFAVIRDPNSSLSFWVSIAPFFAPITMPVRILAETPPVWQIALSVLVNALAIAGLVWIASRVYRVGMLMYGKRATIPEVWKWIRHS
- a CDS encoding ABC transporter ATP-binding protein, translating into MTETNATLRVEGVTKRFGDFTAVDDLSFEVLPGRIFGFLGPNGAGKTTTIRMIVGITVPDQGSITLFGERMSPHLQNRIGYLPEERGLYKKMKVIDQLRYFAALKGIGSAEADKRIDRWLERMNLSEWKKKKTTDLSKGMQQKIQFISTVLHDPDLLILDEPFSGLDPVNVEFMIEVMSEFKSDSKTIIFSTHLMETAERLCNDILLINKSKKVISGSLREVKQSYGDNLIAFRGTGGETVLADTTLISRVVTHADEQELHLAEGVDAQDVLKQMVRSGVVISKFEKTEPSLNDIFIESVGGSQQ
- the corA gene encoding magnesium/cobalt transporter CorA; this encodes MAEASTTERINPNGNGEGFIEIFVYRSGADAVEEGFSIEELPDLLADQTNVVWVDLRGESEADLPKIQHLLLDVFKFHHLTVEDCIEERNQPKIEAFPDYFYFIVHGVKPDETSPTNFVTKELDGYLGHNYVVTFHTERFRSIRDVKTLLRSTPFACQRGAAYLLHQILDQVVDYYMPLVDDFDDVIDGLEERVLRMHKRDNRVLEDIMDVRRSVARLKRISTRQLEVLYRMSHGEFPQIPENVIPFFRDVHDHLLRISDLSENYRDLIGGLFEIHFSAVATKTNEVMKTLAVVSAIILPLTLLAGIYGMNFDYMPELRSPIGYFATLAAMALITVVLLFYFWRRGWIFQGEHDPDEDDKK